The Henckelia pumila isolate YLH828 chromosome 2, ASM3356847v2, whole genome shotgun sequence genome includes a window with the following:
- the LOC140878960 gene encoding uncharacterized protein, with the protein MHALSTEPLPAVVVVTLSLGGGIVSVKLVRNCELRTEGNLIEIDCIVLGLSDFDYIVGIDVLTKYRATVDCFLKVKGAEGFLIYVINVLKSSPEFIDISVVGEFDDVFPDDISGFPPIHEVEFSIELTSGTQPISKASYRMTPVELKELK; encoded by the exons atgcatgctttATCTACTGAGCCTTTGCCCGCTGTAGTCGTTGTTACTTTATCTTTGGGTGGGGGAATTGTATCTGTGAAATTAGTTCGGAACTGTGAATTGCGAACTGAAGGGAATTTGATTGAAatagattgtattgtacttggattatccgATTTTGACTACATAGTTGGTATAGATGTGTTAACTAAGTATAGGgctacagtcgattgttttctgaaagtg aaaggagcagagggattcttgatttatgttaTCAATGTCCTgaagtctagccctgagttTATTGATATATCAGTGGTTGGGGAGTTTGATGATGTTTttccggatgatatttcagGATTTCCGCCTATTCATGaggtcgaattcagcattgagttGACatcaggtacgcaaccaatttCTAAAGCTTCTTACCGAATGACTCCTGTTGAACTGAAGGAACTGAAATAA